The genomic interval aaagaataaaatacctaggaataaacctacccaagtaGGCAAAAGACCagtactccaaaaactataagacattgatgaaagaaattgaaaacaatacaaacaaatggaacaatatactgtgttcttggattgggagaatcaatattgttaacatggccatactatccaaaggaatatacagattcaatacaTCTCTATGAAATTATcattgatatttttcacagagctggaacaaaaaactgttaaaatttgtatggaaacacaaaagactttgaacagccaaaacaatctcaaaaaaaaaaagaaaaaaaagaaaaatggtgcagggggaatcatgctccctgacttcagactatactacaaagctacagtaatcaaaacaatatggtactagcacaaaaacagacagatcaaaggaacaggatagaaagttcagaaataaacccaagcacTTACAGTCAGTTAATCtaagacaaagaaggcaagaatatacagtggaggaaagacagactcttcaataagtggtgctgggaaaactagacagctacttgtaaaagaatgaaattagaacattccatacaccatatacaaaaataaactcaaaatggattaaagacttaaatgtaagaccaaatagtataaaactcctagaggaaaacatgggcagaacactctttgacgtaCATCACAGCAATATactttttgaaccagctcctagaataatgaaagaaaaaagcaaagataaataaatgggatctaattaaacttaaaagcttttgcacagctaaggataccatcaacaaaatgaaaagacaacctacagaatgggataaaatatttgcaaatgatgcagccaaCAAGGGActagtttccaaaatatacaaacagcttatataccttaatataaaaaaacaagtaacccaatcaaaaaatgggcagaagacctaaacagacatctctccaaagaagacagacagatggccaacaagcacatgaaaagatgctcaacattactaattgttagagaaatgcaaatcaaaattgcaatgagacatcacctcacaccagccagaatgggtATCATTAACAAgcctacaaatgacaaatgctggagagggtgtgcaaccctcctacactgctggtgggaatgtaaattggtgcagccactatggaggacagtatggaggttccttaaaaaactgaaaaatagacttaccatatgatccagcaatcctactcctgggcatatatctagaggggaccttaattcaaaaagatacatgcactccaatgttcatagtaacactatttacaatagccaagacatggaaaccacccaaatgtctatcaaaaaatgactggataaagaagatgtggtatatgtatacgtgtatgtatgtgtgtgtgtgtgtgtgtgtgtgtgtgtgatggtaatattctgtatcttgatgGGGGTTTGAGTTACATAGGTGTATATACTTGTCAAAACTCAGCAagtgtatattcaatattttatacatagtatgtatattttatctcaaaatgtaaaatttgtAAACAAATATTCAACTCTACTTAAGGTTATAAATGTTTAAGTATATTAAGGGGACATGTACTCACATCTGTAATGTCCTTTGAAATCTATCAAAAATAAGATTAACTGATAGATGGACAGAGGGGTAGAAAGATAGATATAGATAGGTAATAAAGCAAGTATAGTAATACTCAATGGTAGAATCTAGATGGTAGGTCCTCCAGTTTTCTTTGTAaatgctttcaacttttctgtatttaaaaatgttcataacAAATATTGTTCTAGGCAATTAAAATACAAGCATGAGCGAGGGAGTTTTCCAGTGGAGCTTATCCCAGGGAAGCGAATTTGTATTTATGTAGTTCCTACTACAATCCAGGGGCAAAGGCAGGAacaacaatttattttttatcttcacaacaactctgtgtGAAGCAGCAGGCTTGAAATGAGTGGAGAtgatgaattcagtttttaaTATGTGTTTTATGATCCTATAAGATATTATGTGGTGATATCTAGTAGACTATTTGATATACACAGGTCAGAAGATTTGCATAAATCTGGGTTATAGTCAAATGTTGTGGTCATCATGGCTTTGGGTACCCTAGCTGTCTGGCCCCTAAGCACAATTTaacaacttttttattttaatagtgttttcatttttaaatagtatCTGAAATATCTGCCCCCACTCAAATCTAGTATCCTTGCCTGCTGACCTATTTGTTATTTCATGGCAATTATAATAGGAATAGAAATTGTACTAATAAAAAGGTATAGAATAGCAATATTAAAATGTGGCAGATATAAGGATCTTAGGAATTTTCATTACACTAGAAGACTAACATTTGACAAATATATTACACTGAGGGATAGTTCTTTGGTACCTACCTGATCAAATAGAGCTCTTTATTCCACGGGTAGACATTTAAGACTGGCCCAACCCCAATCATGTGGTTGTGACATTCTCCAACATTTTCAATATATTCATGCTTCAATGGCACTTGGCTAAGGAGTTCAAATTCCTCAGGCACCTTTTGAAGTACCTGTTCTGCTGCATAGAATCCATCTACTAGCAGTGTCCTGCCACCTGTTCCTTCATGCTTAAGACAGTGAAACACTTGAATGctaaagaggggaaaaaattaagttCTTCTGTTcagtggagaaaaaagaatgtatcaaaattttagaaaatttatatatGAAATGATCACTGATTCCACTTGTGTTATTTTGTcttcatgaataaataaatctcatTTCCATAATTGTTTTCCCTTCATAACCCATTGCTCTTTTTTGTGCTTTGAAATAATGCCACTATAGGTTCCTTGTAAACATATTTAACATGTATTGAAGCCTATACTTGCAAGACCCTGGGAATGCAGGCATGAATAAGATACAGTCTCTGTTTTAAAGAAGCCCATAGTCTACTAAGAAGAGATGAAGCAAATAAGTACCAATAAAATATGATAGGTAGTATAATAACTACCTACCTGTAACAAAATACAGGGGGCCATAAAGAGAGGAAATTATTCTAGTGGTGTGTTGTACAAAGAAATGTTTTAGGAGGTGGATGAGAAAGGTTTTGCTTAGTCTTAAAGAATGAGTAAGAGTTGGACAGGAATGAGATTGAGGTGAGGAGAGGGAACTACAGGCAGATAAAAAAAGTACAACCAGAGATATCAATGTAAAACAACAAAGTATATTCAAGGAATAGAGCAGAAGTTCCTGCTGGTATTGCACAAGATAACCACAGAAGGATTTTAAACTGGGATGGGAGATGAACTGGTGGgaagcaagaaaacaaaatatgtgGAAAACAACTTGGATAACTgaaatattagagaaaaattCTGAGGGCTTAAGCTTAGAGAAGAGTgttataaaaaagaagaaactcgTGAGAGATAGAACAGAGGTAGAACTGGCAAAATTTGATAACTGATTAGATATGAAGGACGAAGAACAGGTGAAAATCTAGAATCACTTCAGGTTTTCACTTGGGCAACTTGACaaataataatgccatttaccAAGAGAATGTAGTGAGATGCATAATCATATGATAATAAGTGGATATGAGGAGTTGAGAAAGAGGTTCAGTTTAGGGGCATGTTGAAATAGTTGCGTTATATATGGCTGAAAATATTAGCAGGGAAAGGAAAGGCATATATTAATGGGCTGGAAAACTAAAGTCAAATTTTCAAATTAACAAAGGGAAAATACAATTAATAgtaaattcagaaaaaaagtaaaataatgagaagtaaacaacaaagtaaaataagtaataaacataaataaagatAGAAGGAATTTTCAAGGAGAACCTaggataaacacaattaaaatgagaaatgtcAGTTCTGGATATATTGAGCTTTCTGTGAAACTTCTAGGTCAGGATTATTTAGTAGCCAGTTGAAGACGTTTGCTTTAAAAGGGAGGTAGATTTTGTAGTTCTCTACAGGTGATAGGTAAAGCCAATAGCATGGAAGAAGTCATTTGGAGAGGTAATTTCaagtaaaaaagagaaataaggagaaaatcttgGTTAACAATAATATGTAGGATATGGACAAAGGAAAATAAGGCAGCACAAAGACAGAGGAAAAATGGTTATAGATATagaaggaaaactagaaaagaagaacTATTTAAGAAGAGGTAGTGGTTAATGGCCCCAGGGGTCAATAAGATGAAGATTGAAAGGTACACAGGGGATATGGCAATAAGTTAGCTGCTGGTGATTTTAGAAAGAGTAATTTTAATTGGGAGGGGGTTGGATAAACTAGCTGATTATAGTTTTGAAGAGTGAATGAgaagtgagaattaaaagatatTAAATGTAGATAATTATTTTGATGAGTTTAGCTCTGAAGGGGAGAAGGACTGTAACTAGAGGGAGACAGAGTCCAAGGAATTATACAAAAGTAGAGATTTAAGATATGAGAAGCTGATAGGAAGGAGTCAACAGGTATGGAAGGCTGAAGATATAGGAGAGAGAAATCCCCAAGGAGATTGAAAAGGATGAGATTGAGAGCAAAGGTAGCTTTAGAAAGGATAAGGcatataataatgatgatgataattatgACAATGgctaaaatgataataataatagtatttattgaacacttaataTGTGTCAGTAAGTATGCCAAGTGCCTTAAATATATCATGTAACTTAATCCCTAAGCAATACTAATGAATAGGTCTTATTACTTGTCTaacttttcagatgaagaaactgaggcacagagatgttaagttatttgtccaagatcacaaagTTAATATATGTTTCAGCTGGGATGCAAATCCAGGTCTGGTTGATGCCATAGCCTGAACTCTTCACACTCTCACTATACTGCTAATGTACTTGGTCCTTACCATTGATTAGAAAGGGTTAAATTAAAGGCACAAACAACTGTTTATTTCTGGTAATGGTGAGGGAGAAAAGAGCTAGTCAATATTTGAACCTCAACCCTGTCCAATTGCTTCTCATCTCATTTCCTCATATTCTTCTTTCTGTATCCTGAATGAGGAAGCAGTACTGTTGGTCTTTTCATATATTGATAACATTGAGCAGGATCTCTAAAAGCTGTTTTATTCTTCCTCCTCTGACCAAACATTCTTAAGTTCCAAATCCTTAAAGGAAATCAATGTAACCACAATCAATTGTATATTATCACCCTCTCATATTATCTTTATAAATTCATAGATATACTTACTTTACTCATATATTTGTGTCTCAGGCTCATCATCTATACGCAAAAGCAAgatcaataacaacaacaaaattaccACAGATGTACCTCTCGTAAGTGGCAAATGGTAGGAAACTCAAGTATGTTATCTATCCATCGCTTCACGtcattaccatttcttttttgtagtgagaacatttaaaatctactctctgTTAGCTACTtgtggtaatcatattgcaatatataactggatcaaatcaacacattgtacaccttatatttacacaatgttataagTCAATTATTTATCAATAAAGCTTGAAAAAGTATGGTATACATCATCTTTGGCTCAATAGCTTCCAAGTCCATGAGACAaggttatttttcattcattgttCCTCTCCAACGTCTTGTAAATTGTATTCAAATTCCTCTTAATACCATACTCAAAGCAACTGTGTTTGGAACATTGACCCCTTCacaatataataattaaatataaaaaaactgTACAGATTCCCAAACTAACAGCTAATATTTTTTCTGATAAATTGTTTGTAAttgagaaaaaaagtaaattaaagaaaCTTATGATCAATTTATGTAGTAAGGTGGATTTTCaatcatttcaaaaaattttattccTATAAGTCTAAAGAAGACTGAGCTGGGGTAGGGGGGCGGGTTTCAAAATGATCCTGTTTCTAAGGAGAAGACAAAGAACTAGTTATACAAATCATCAGCACCTGATATGATCTTGtttcaaataaaagagaaaatgattgaGAAACCATTCAAGACAATCATATGTAACGATCTCACTCTGGAAAATTCTAATTCACCTACCCACAGGGCTCTTGAAAATAGGTAGTGTCAGTGTGCCGATCCAGAGCTAGCTTGGTGTATGCAGTGTCACCTCTGGAGAAGTCTGAAGTGAAATACCACATCCTCCCATAAATGGTTTCTCTGTCAAGTGAAATACAGGAAGATCTTTTAGCTATTTGAAATTTTCATTCTTGTCATTCAAAACTCTTTCCAACACTTTCTTTAATTATTCACAaataacaatgatttttttttggctCTAGATTTCCATTATAAGGTAAAGCTAGCAGCTGAACACATCACTAGTCTTAACAATTCTGTCCCTGATTAATGTTCTAGGAagctggggcggggggagaaCGGTGGAAGTATAATGTAGTCTGAAAGCTTAGGAATCATCCCACTCCATTTATGTGTCTACTTTTAACAGCTTTCACATTCAAATTTCGTTCCTGTGCTCACCTTCCTCACATATCAAAAGATGTTTTTATGTAGCTGCTTTTAGAAGTGATTAATGCAGATCTTCACCCATCTTTAAGACATAGAGGaatcataaaaagagaaaaagaccttatgtTAGCAAGTATTTAGTGAGACTTGCTGTAACACCGTTACTGTATTTCTCCTTGAAGTATACACCATGGGTTTCGATTTTATAGTTATTTTCCTGGTAGACTCAGATCTGACTAAAGGCCATTTTAATTCTTCAGCTTGCAGAGTTCATTTTATTCTCTCAAACTTCAAAATCCAAACAGGAAATGTTCTTCCTCTTGAACTCTAATCTCTAAAGCCCTCCCATTTTATTGCAGCACAGCTCTTTTTACTTGAAAGTTCCAAAGTTCTGGAGCTGTGTTTCAAACTGAATGGTTTATAAATGTTGATTGTACACTACTAGGATAGGGCAAATGCCCCAGCATACTATCTGCTACACAATGAGCTATATCTGACTCTTATGAAGTAAAAAGAAAGTACTATTTATAACAAAGTAGATTTACATCACATTTAATACTACAGAAAATAAATCTATATACTACCTAGGAATACAGTGCAAATAATACTGTATTTAGGATCAGGAAACTTGAGCTATCTGAATCCAGGTTCTACTGCTTACCAGCAGAGCAATCCTGGGCAAACCACTTAATACATCTGAGCCTTAAATGCTTCATCAGTAGAATAGGAGGTAAAATATACACTTATCAGAATTACCATAATGACCAATGAAAATAATGGGTGTGAATATGCTGGTTAAATGTCATAGAGTACAAGGCAGTATTATTAACAACCAGTCTCTGAATAAAGCCTTATGAATCATAAAAGGTCAAAACTAGATGATCTTTAGACACCACCTTATTCAATCTTTTTATTGATCAGATGGGAAAATAGAGGCCACTGTGGGAGATGGGGACTCAGTATAGGGGTGTGTGTAATGGACTTGTCTATGTTCAcacatataatataataaataactgCTTGATGAGAGAACTCAGACCACTATCTGTTTCTCTTTATTCAGCATTAGTGTTCTTTCTAGTGTACAATGACTGAGTCTTACTTTGAACATCACTACACTTGAAAAACATAACAGTGACTTTGAAGTCTTTATCGTATTAAGATACAAGTGTCTTTGGAGATTAGAAATCTGGGCTTCAAATAAAGCACTATAAGTGAGAATCCCCCTATTCAGACCACAAAATATTCTGGATTAAAAACAAGGGTGACCGTATCTATCACATTATTTTATTCGTGTTCATGCTCTGGAAATTGATTACTGCAGATATCAGGAAACTAATGACTTACCTAATCAAGCTAATCCTTTCTGCCAACTTCTCTGTATGTTCTTGAGTGGGAGGGACATTTTCTACAAAAGCAATTCCATAGAGCAGAAAGTTCTGCAGAAAGTTCTTCAGTCCCTCATTGGTTTCTAAGAAGCTCTGGAAATCTACAGATGGAACTTGGGCTTGCTGGTAGATTTCAGCATTCCATAAAATTCTAGGCTGGATGACCTTTTGTTTCTGCCCTTCATAGCTGTTTTTCACCAGCCAATCCAAATCATATCTAGTCACATGGCCATCTGGCCCtttgaagggaaaaacaaaaggcattaaaaataataattacaaatatttcCAATAATTTACTGGTTAAGAATGTTATTTTCACCAATTACTCAGCACAGTATTGTTTATGAAACCAAATTAAAATGAGTGCCTGCGACACTTATCAAATTAAAATGTTcctgagaaaaatatttatgcattgagtattaaaattaatacatgAATTTAAGAACAAATAAATCTTCCCagcagataaataagtttatgaaACTATAACTGCACAGTAAAGGGCCTCTGGAACATTCATCAGGTCAccaaagaaaattaattaaaaaaatcccaGTTGATTTTTAGCTTActcccctttctctcctttgCCTCCATCACCACCTCTCATCTACATACAAACTTTTTTTCAGCTAGAAGAgactaatctttattttataatggagaaaaagtcACTGACTCATTCAAGATCACATAGTTAATAAGTACCACAGTTGGAACTAGAACTGTGGCTTCTTGCTTCTGGCAGTTCAATACTATTCTGTGATGCCTCCTTCATCTAAATGAATTAGGGCAGTTTGGTCTAATGATAGAACATCAATACAACATGATAAAGTGACTTCAAAAGTGACTTTGCCCACTCCtccaaaacaaaagtaaaaaaccaGCCCTTCGAATAATTTAGAAAATCTTCAAGATAAGCAAAAGATATATCAAGAGGAGTGAAAAGCTATTATGGCTTCTTTctacctctctgtctctgtttgtctctatttttctctctttcagctTTCCACACCTTGATAGTAAAAGTATcataaagaatttggaaagcacaACATGTACGGGGAAATTAAAAAATCACCAATACGTATTCAACTACCCAGATGAAACCACTATTAACATCTTGGCGTCATTCCTTAGTTTGCTTCTATGCATTCTTTTActttataaacatataaaaatatattaaagtttGTACCCTACCTTTGTCATTTaacattttatcattaaaaattgTCTTCAAGAATTAAGGCTTATAATTCGTAGAATATGCACTACCAAGATTTACCTAACCAATCTGTTCTCCTGGGACATGTAGTTTTATTCTTAAGTTTCTCTATTATTTAATAGTGATCATCttcatttatctttctgataattttcttaaaacagaaaaacagaaggtGGAATTGTTAAATCCAAAGATATAAACTTTTAAGTCTTCATACATACAACCAAATTACTTTCTAGAAAGTCTACCAGTTTTCATTCCCTCCAACAATATATGCGTACCTATCAAAAttgattagttttatttttaaatacatttttttctaatttggtaAATAAAATTCCTGTTATTATAATAAGTTTAATTTATTTGCTTACTCATAATGCTAATAAGCATTTGTTAGACAtctacatatttaaaattaaattaaaatttttttataaacttttttattgaattatagtcagtttacaatgttgtgtcaaattccagtgtagagcacaattcttcagtcatacatgaatatacatacattcattgtcacatttttttctgtgagctgtcacaagatcttgtatatatttccctgtgctatacagtataatcttgtttatctattctgcatatgcctctcagtatctacaaatttggaaatcccagtctgtccctttccacccccgccctcttggcaaccacaagtttgtattctatgcctatgagtctgtttctgtttatttatttatttatttatttatttatttgtttgtttgtttgtttgtttatttatttattttagattcctcatataagcgatctcatatggtatttttctttctctttctggcttacttcacttagaatgacattctccaaggacattcatgttgctgcaaatggcattatcttgtcattttttatggctgaatagtattctattgtataaatataccacttcttctttatccagtcatccgttgatggacgtttaggctgtttccatgtcttggctgttgtaaatagtgctgctatgaacattggggtgcaggtgtcatcctgaagtagggttccttctggatatatggctaggagtgggattcctgggtcatatggtaagtctattcctagtcttttgaggaatctccatactgttttccacagtggctgcaccaaactgcattcccaccagcagtgtaggagggtttccctttctccacagcctctccagcatttgtcatttgtggacttttgaatgatgtccattctggctggtgtgaggtgatacctcattgtagttttgatttgcatttctctgataattagtgatattgagcactttttcatgtgcctattgatcatttgtatttcttccttggaaactTGCTTGAAATGCAAGGGTTACCAAACTGTTGGCCTGTGGCCAAACCTGCCTGGCACTTGTTTTTGTATTACCTGTTTTATAGCACATACTGTTTATGCCTGCTTTTACCTTACTACTAAAGAACTGAATAGTTGAATAGTTGTAACAGAAGACAGTATAATCAGCAAAGCCTAAAAATCCTTATTATCTGGCTCTTTAAAGAATGTTTCCTGACTTGTGCTTTAATGATCTGTCTATTCACTTCCTTCTCACATTTCTCTATTGGAATACTGGTGCTTTTCTTACAAATTGGCACCTTATATATTAAAGGTTTTTAGTCTTTGTcatacatttttcaaatattttgtcatCAGTTGTTTCTTAATAAACCTTTCTATGGCATTGTTTTTATTGTAGAGAAATTAGTAGTCAAATGTAttgattgtaaatatttttccttcCAATGCTTTTTTGttataactttattttgaaatatagacTCATAGGAAGTTGCAAAGAAATGCATAAGGAAGTCCCATGCACCCTTCCTTGAGCCTTCTTGGATGTTAACATCTTGCACAATCAGAGTACAATATCAAAACCAAGAAAGTGGCATTGATAAAGTCCATAgagcttattcagatttcactagttatatatgtatttatgtgtatatgtgtgtagttCTATGCAGTGTTATTACATGTATAACTTTCTGTAAGCACTACTACTCAAGATACTCAACTGTACCATCATGTAAGACTCCTTCATGTTACCTCTTTATAGCTACACCATTCCTCCTCTCATCCCTAACTCCAGGCAACTGCTAATTGGTTCACCATCTCTATAATTGTGTTATTTCATgaatgttacataaatggaatcatgaaggtttgcttttttccttcagCATAATTCCCTTGAGGTTTTTCCAAGTTATTTTGTGTGTCAACAGTTCATTCTGTTTTTACTGTTGAGTAGTGTTTCATCATATGGATGACTTGTTTAGCCATAAACCCACTGGAGGACATTAGGGTAGTTTCCAGTTTCTGGCAGTTACAAATAGGGCTGTTGTGAACATTAATGTACAGGTATTTGTGTGAATATAAGTCTTCATTTCCCTAGAATAAATGCTCAACAATTCAActgctgggttgtatggtagtgcatgtttagtttttttttttttaagaaattgacaAAGTATTTTCcagagtagctgtaccattttacattctcaccagcagtgataCCTGATATAATTACTGCAAAATTTTTCTAGCATTTT from Vicugna pacos chromosome X, VicPac4, whole genome shotgun sequence carries:
- the TMLHE gene encoding trimethyllysine dioxygenase, mitochondrial isoform X2 → MRFDYVWLRDHCRSASCYNSKTHQRSLDTASVDLCIQPKTIRLDETTLFFTWPDGHVTRYDLDWLVKNSYEGQKQKVIQPRILWNAEIYQQAQVPSVDFQSFLETNEGLKNFLQNFLLYGIAFVENVPPTQEHTEKLAERISLIRETIYGRMWYFTSDFSRGDTAYTKLALDRHTDTTYFQEPCGIQVFHCLKHEGTGGRTLLVDGFYAAEQVLQKVPEEFELLSQVPLKHEYIENVGECHNHMIGVGPVLNVYPWNKELYLIRYNNYDRAVINTVPYDVVHRWYTAHRTLTIELRRPENELWVKLKPGRVLFVDNWRVLHGRESFTGYRQLCGCYLTRDDVLNTARLLGLQA
- the TMLHE gene encoding trimethyllysine dioxygenase, mitochondrial isoform X1; protein product: MWCHRLSHLQIRLQDLLRGRVTCWALQQLNFKSLFPLAIHWHHTASKSLNCVWRQHTDHFELQYANTVMRFDYVWLRDHCRSASCYNSKTHQRSLDTASVDLCIQPKTIRLDETTLFFTWPDGHVTRYDLDWLVKNSYEGQKQKVIQPRILWNAEIYQQAQVPSVDFQSFLETNEGLKNFLQNFLLYGIAFVENVPPTQEHTEKLAERISLIRETIYGRMWYFTSDFSRGDTAYTKLALDRHTDTTYFQEPCGIQVFHCLKHEGTGGRTLLVDGFYAAEQVLQKVPEEFELLSQVPLKHEYIENVGECHNHMIGVGPVLNVYPWNKELYLIRYNNYDRAVINTVPYDVVHRWYTAHRTLTIELRRPENELWVKLKPGRVLFVDNWRVLHGRESFTGYRQLCGCYLTRDDVLNTARLLGLQA